One Nonomuraea angiospora DNA segment encodes these proteins:
- the pspAB gene encoding PspA-associated protein PspAB: MGWLDALLGRSKPVKPNLDALFALPSAAVTLQAATGLVPTGLGSVAFRAAEGGAFATLERDVKELLGERVEESRDSYGYTWLLVRRSPDALGDLVTELHAVNSSLESAGFGPSLLCSLVSFRSEADGRGLAVVYLYKRGTFYPFAPLDAQRRDNALELQVRGALEGEVPLEKDLGRWFPVWGAPGL, translated from the coding sequence ATGGGCTGGCTGGACGCCCTGCTCGGCCGGTCGAAGCCGGTCAAGCCCAACCTCGACGCGCTGTTCGCGCTGCCGTCGGCGGCCGTGACGCTGCAGGCCGCGACCGGGCTGGTGCCCACGGGCCTCGGCTCGGTGGCCTTCAGGGCCGCCGAGGGCGGCGCGTTCGCCACGCTGGAACGCGACGTCAAGGAGCTGCTCGGCGAGCGCGTCGAGGAGTCGCGCGACTCCTACGGCTACACCTGGCTTCTGGTGCGCCGCTCGCCCGACGCGCTCGGCGACCTGGTCACCGAGTTGCACGCCGTCAACTCCTCGCTGGAGTCGGCCGGGTTCGGGCCGTCGCTGCTGTGCTCGCTGGTGTCGTTCCGCTCCGAAGCCGACGGCCGCGGGCTGGCCGTCGTGTACCTGTACAAGCGCGGGACCTTCTACCCGTTCGCCCCGCTCGACGCGCAGAGGCGCGACAACGCGCTCGAACTGCAGGTCAGGGGCGCCCTGGAGGGCGAGGTGCCGCTGGAGAAGGATCTCGGCCGATGGTTCCCGGTCTGGGGCGCGCCCGGCCTGTAA
- a CDS encoding DUF998 domain-containing protein, with the protein MERRLYVLAASAFIVAAVLGSAWITGQFTTPEVDRTDGYVSELAARDQPWTRLFRTSDALAGLACAAGVALVPRVAREWQAWLALAAFGGFTFAAGLFPLDCAALSDPYCGRRAVSSAHHVHQLAGLLGTAALLAAMVLLSARWRSWVSWLFTWLGLAATLLTAGALADRHGVGLAHRAQLTLFAVWLVYVAVHLLITDDPPVPPITAEALDHEGGYAGPHVVEQGAGPVVLITAELGGAWFHWGAVAGLLAGTRHVIRFDRCGLGLSPHATAPPTLFTEVARLAALAPSHPEQVTVVAHGVACWHAEAFARLHPLRVARLVLVDPAPVTECKPSASARSAGRWLPVLGGTWGATAVARLAGPAAHRLLVGVPDPYGVYRTGKVLAAAAGEWLARRDMVADLLRVREEMPFPGVPVTVISAGGRDLGHGRLAGALSATLVRLPECGHQIQIEQPGAVAEAVLGAPGIGRAG; encoded by the coding sequence GTGGAGCGAAGGTTGTACGTCCTCGCGGCTTCCGCGTTCATCGTGGCGGCCGTGCTGGGCAGTGCGTGGATCACCGGCCAGTTCACCACGCCGGAGGTCGACAGGACCGACGGGTACGTCAGCGAGCTGGCCGCCCGCGACCAGCCGTGGACGCGGCTGTTCCGCACCAGCGACGCGCTGGCGGGGCTGGCCTGCGCGGCCGGGGTGGCGCTGGTGCCCAGGGTGGCCCGCGAGTGGCAGGCGTGGCTGGCGCTGGCGGCGTTCGGGGGGTTCACGTTCGCGGCCGGGCTGTTCCCGCTGGACTGCGCCGCGCTGAGCGACCCGTACTGCGGGCGGCGGGCCGTGTCGTCCGCGCACCACGTGCACCAGCTGGCCGGGTTGCTGGGCACGGCCGCCCTGCTGGCCGCGATGGTGCTGCTCAGCGCGCGCTGGCGGTCGTGGGTGTCGTGGCTGTTCACCTGGCTGGGGCTGGCGGCCACGCTGCTCACCGCCGGCGCGCTGGCCGACCGGCACGGGGTGGGGCTCGCCCACCGGGCGCAGCTCACGCTGTTCGCCGTTTGGCTGGTGTACGTGGCCGTCCACCTGCTGATCACCGACGACCCGCCCGTCCCGCCGATCACGGCGGAGGCGCTCGATCACGAAGGCGGATACGCCGGGCCGCACGTGGTCGAGCAGGGCGCCGGGCCCGTCGTGCTGATCACGGCCGAGCTCGGGGGCGCCTGGTTCCACTGGGGCGCGGTGGCCGGGCTGCTGGCCGGGACCCGTCACGTCATCCGCTTCGACCGCTGCGGCCTGGGCCTCAGCCCGCACGCGACCGCCCCGCCCACCCTGTTCACCGAGGTGGCCCGCCTGGCCGCGCTGGCCCCGTCCCATCCCGAGCAGGTGACCGTCGTCGCCCACGGCGTGGCCTGCTGGCACGCGGAGGCGTTCGCCAGGCTGCACCCGCTGCGCGTGGCCAGGCTCGTCCTGGTGGATCCGGCTCCCGTCACGGAGTGCAAGCCGTCGGCGTCGGCCAGGAGCGCCGGCCGGTGGCTGCCCGTCCTGGGCGGCACGTGGGGCGCGACCGCCGTGGCCCGCCTGGCCGGGCCCGCCGCCCACCGGCTGCTCGTCGGCGTGCCCGACCCGTACGGCGTCTACCGCACGGGCAAGGTGCTCGCCGCGGCGGCGGGGGAGTGGCTGGCCCGCCGCGACATGGTCGCCGACCTGCTGCGGGTGCGGGAGGAGATGCCGTTCCCGGGCGTGCCGGTCACCGTGATCAGCGCCGGCGGGCGGGACCTGGGCCACGGGCGGCTGGCCGGGGCGCTGTCCGCCACGCTCGTACGCCTGCCGGAATGCGGGCACCAGATCCAGATCGAGCAGCCCGGGGCGGTCGCGGAGGCCGTCCTGGGCGCGCCGGGCATCGGCCGGGCGGGATGA
- a CDS encoding SIMPL domain-containing protein has protein sequence MDITVVGEGAVLAAPDILRLHAGVEVRRASAADAFTAVRAAAARLAEALAREGVAAQDVRTVELSLGPEYEVYPRVAAYRAAQGVEVIVRDLSRADHVIDTVAGVGEEARLNGLAFEVSDPSGVLRQARTRAFRDAAAKAAHYAELAGRPLGRVVSVSEDVRGGGPQPLTLAAAAAETSASISPGRQSLTVTVRLGYDFG, from the coding sequence GTGGACATCACCGTCGTCGGCGAGGGCGCCGTCCTGGCCGCACCCGACATCCTCCGGCTGCACGCGGGCGTCGAGGTCCGCCGGGCCTCCGCCGCCGATGCCTTCACCGCCGTCCGGGCCGCCGCCGCCCGATTGGCCGAGGCCCTGGCCCGGGAGGGCGTCGCCGCGCAGGACGTGCGCACGGTGGAGCTGTCGCTGGGCCCGGAGTACGAGGTCTACCCGAGGGTGGCCGCCTACCGGGCGGCCCAGGGGGTGGAGGTGATCGTCCGCGACCTGTCCAGGGCCGACCACGTCATCGACACGGTCGCCGGGGTGGGGGAGGAGGCCCGGCTGAACGGCCTGGCGTTCGAGGTGTCGGACCCGTCGGGCGTGCTGAGGCAGGCGCGCACCCGGGCCTTCCGCGACGCCGCCGCCAAGGCCGCCCACTACGCCGAGCTGGCCGGGCGCCCGCTGGGCCGGGTGGTGTCGGTGAGCGAGGACGTCAGAGGCGGCGGCCCCCAGCCCCTCACCCTGGCCGCCGCGGCGGCCGAGACCAGCGCCTCCATCAGTCCCGGCCGCCAGTCCCTCACGGTGACGGTCCGGCTCGGCTACGACTTCGGCTAG